A region from the Vulpes lagopus strain Blue_001 chromosome 5, ASM1834538v1, whole genome shotgun sequence genome encodes:
- the LOC121490422 gene encoding sulfotransferase 1C2 has product MALATALEAQLQLREVAGIPLQASTVDNWNQIQNFEAKPDDLLICTYPKSGTTWIQEIVDMIEHNGDVEKCQRAIIQHRHPFIEWARPPQPSGVEKANAMPSPRILRTHLPTQLLPPSFWENNCKFLYVARNAKDCMVSYYHFQRMNQMLPDPGTWEEYFETFISGKVGWGSWYDHVKGWWEIKDRYQILFLFYEDIKQDPKHEIQKVMQFMGKNLDETVLDKIVQETSFEKMKENPMVNRSMVPKSILDQSISPFMRKGTVGDWKNHFTVAQNERFNEIYRQKMEGSSINFTEL; this is encoded by the exons ATGGCCCTGGCCACAGCATTGGAGGCACAGCTACAACTGAGAGAGGTGGCAGGCATCCCCCTGCAGGCTAGCACTGTGGACAACTGGAACCAGATCCAGAACTTCGAGGCCAAGCCAGATGATCTCCTCATCTGTACCTACCCTAAATCAG GGACTACATGGATTCAGGAAATTGTGGACATGATTGAGCACAATGGAGATGTGGAGAAATGTCAGAGAGCCATCATTCAACACCGCCATCCTTTCATTGAGTGGGCTCGGCCACCCCAGCCCTCTG GGGTGGAAAAGGCCAACGCAATGCCCTCTCCACGGATACTAAGGACTCACCTTCCAACTCAGCTGTTGCCTCCATCTTTCTGGGAAAACAACTGCAAG TTCCTTTATGTAGCTCGAAATGCCAAAGACTGCATGGTTTCCTACTACCATTTCCAAAGGATGAATCAAATGCTTCCTGACCCTGGTACCTGGGAAGAATATTTTGAAACCTTCATCAGTGGAAAAG TGGGCTGGGGTTCCTGGTATGACCATGTGAAGGGATGGTGGGAGATAAAAGACAGATAccagattctcttcctcttctatgAGGACATAAAACAG GACCCAAAGCATGAAATTCAGAAAGTCATGCAGTTCATGGGAAAGAACTTGGATGAAACAGTGCTGGATAAAATTGTTCAGGAGACatcatttgagaaaatgaaagaaaatcccATGGTGAATCGTTCCATGGTTCCTAAATCTATCCTGGACCAGTCCATTTCCCCCTTCATGAGAAAAG gaaCTGTGGGGGATTGGAAAAACCACTTCACTGTGGCTCAGAATGAGAGATTTAATGAAATCTATAGGCAAAAGATGGAAGGAAGCTCAATAAATTTCACAGAACTCTGA